From the Paenibacillus sp. MMS20-IR301 genome, the window AAACAAATCTGCACAGGTATACCCCGTAATGCACAGCTCGGGGAGCACCAGATACTCTACCTCCTGCTGGTCAGCCTCATGTATAACTTTAATAATCTGTTCCGCATTAAACGCGCAGTCAGCCACCCGCAGTTCAGGGGAAGCAGCGGCCACCCGTGCGAATCCGTAATTCTGCATTCAGTTCACCTATCCTTTATTGAGGTACACTTTCTATCTAATAATTGTACCCATGAAATGCCATTGGTAACAAGCAGCGATTTGCAGAAGCGCTTCCATTTGCCGGCTGGCGGGTATAGAATATATGGATATGCTCTATTTAATAGTACGAAATACAGAAACGGATAGTTGGAAGTGGAATCTAGGATAAGGAGGATTACTGCTGTGTTTAAAGGAAAAGAACTAATCGGAGAGATTAACGCTACCGTGGTGCCTTACGGCTGCCTGGCGGTCTGGTTTCTGGGACAGGCCAGCGTCATTATCAAGGGCGCGGATGTAACGGTCTATATTGATCCATACGTATCACCGGACCCGGACCGGAGCTTCCCGCCTCCTGTAACACCGGAAGAGATAACGAATATGGAGGTCTGCCTCATCACCCACGATCACTCGGATCATCTGGATGAAGCAGGCTTGCCTATAATGGCCGCAGGCAATCCTGCAGCACAGTTCATGGCACCGGCGGTCTGCCTGGAGCGTCTGCAGGAGCTGGGCATCCGGAAGCAGCAGCTCATGGCAGCGTTACCCGCTGAAGAGACGGAGCTTGTGCCCGGACTGCAGGTGATTCCTGTAGCGGCGGCTCATGAGGAGCTTGAGCTTGATGAAGCGGGCCAGCCGAGGTATGTCGGCTACATCCTGCAGCTGAACGGGGTTACCCTGTACCATTCCGGAGATACGGTGCTGTTCCCGGAGCTGATCGAGGAGACCCGCAGCCGGAATATCGACCTTGCCCTGCTGCCGATTAACGGCCGGGATTATTACCGGAACAGCCGAGGTATTGTCGGCAACATGAATTACCGGGAGGCGGCTGAGTTTGCCGCGACCAGCGGATTTGAGACTGTCATTCCGCTGCATTATGACCTGTTCGCCGGGAATGCTGAGAATCCGGGATATTTCGTTGATTACCTGTACCGGAATTTCCCGGAGCAGAAGTTCCATATGATGGCCAGAGCAGAACGGTTCGTATATGTGTCCGCGCAGGCTTTTAAGAGATAATTAGGTTACTGGGACGCAGGATAGAGCAGAGACACCTGATATTTACTCAGGAAATCGATCCATTCCGCAGACGGCTGCTGATCAGTAACGATGTAATCGACCTTGTCGAAGCTGAACAGCCGGATGAAGGCGATCCGGTCAAACTTGGAGTGATCGGCAAGCAGCACCACCTTGTTCGCCTGCTGCTGCATCAGCACCTTCAGCTCGGTCTCCGCTTCGTTCGAATCGCTGAGCCCGCCGGTCATGGAGAGCGCCTTGCAGCTGAAGATGGCGACATCCACATTATATTTCAGAATCGTCTGCGAGGCAGTCGGCCCTACAAAGGAGCTGGTCTCCGGCCCCAGAATCCCCCCTGTGGAAATAAGCTTCTGCCCGGAATGCTGAAACTCTGACAATACCGCCAGTGAGTTGGTGATGATTGTCAGATTTTTTTTGTCCTCCACCATCCGCCGTAAGCCTTCAAAAGCCGTCGTGCTTGTGTCAGTCATCACACTGTCCCCGTCATTGATCAGCTCAAGGAGACTTGCGGCAATCAGCCGCTTCGCTTCAATATTGACCTGGTGCCTGTGGGAGTAGGACGGGTCTTCATTGGTATGGGCATTCAGGATGGCCCCGCCGTAATTCTTTTTGGCAATACCCTCCTTATCGAGCCGGTCCAGATCGCGCCGGATGGTCTCCTCCGATACACCAAATTTCTGCGCCAGATCGGCAACGTGAACCTTCTTATGCCTGTAGAGCTCATTGATTACCAGATCCCGCCGTTCAAATGCCTTCATCACTTTGACCACCCTTGATTTGATCTTTCTTTATCATCGTAACTACTAGTGTACTACAACTTGCTGTCAAGGTTAAAGCTTCATATCCGTAATAATACCACAATTATTTCGATAATATCACACAAAACCACATATAAAACTAATTAAAGTGTGGAATAGTGTTGACTTTATGAGTCTTGAAATCTATGATGAAGTAGAAAAGGATTGGCCGGCGTAGCCTGGACCACAAGCAGGGGCTTGTAGTGCAGCATATTTGACAACGCTTACTAATCCATAGCTTCAACTCCGTTCAGCAGTAATGAAATTATTCATTTATTTATGAATTCCGGGGAGGAACAGCAGTGACAGCAAATTATCCGAAGATTGGTATCCGGCCGACGATTGACGGCAGAAGACGCGGGGTGCGGGAATCGCTGGAGGTCCAGACCATGGGCATGGCACAGCGTGTGGCGGCGTTTTTGCAGGAGCATTTATTTTATCCGGACGGGTCGCATGTGGAATGTATCAT encodes:
- a CDS encoding DeoR/GlpR family DNA-binding transcription regulator, translating into MKAFERRDLVINELYRHKKVHVADLAQKFGVSEETIRRDLDRLDKEGIAKKNYGGAILNAHTNEDPSYSHRHQVNIEAKRLIAASLLELINDGDSVMTDTSTTAFEGLRRMVEDKKNLTIITNSLAVLSEFQHSGQKLISTGGILGPETSSFVGPTASQTILKYNVDVAIFSCKALSMTGGLSDSNEAETELKVLMQQQANKVVLLADHSKFDRIAFIRLFSFDKVDYIVTDQQPSAEWIDFLSKYQVSLLYPASQ
- a CDS encoding MBL fold metallo-hydrolase; translated protein: MFKGKELIGEINATVVPYGCLAVWFLGQASVIIKGADVTVYIDPYVSPDPDRSFPPPVTPEEITNMEVCLITHDHSDHLDEAGLPIMAAGNPAAQFMAPAVCLERLQELGIRKQQLMAALPAEETELVPGLQVIPVAAAHEELELDEAGQPRYVGYILQLNGVTLYHSGDTVLFPELIEETRSRNIDLALLPINGRDYYRNSRGIVGNMNYREAAEFAATSGFETVIPLHYDLFAGNAENPGYFVDYLYRNFPEQKFHMMARAERFVYVSAQAFKR